Part of the Triticum urartu cultivar G1812 chromosome 2, Tu2.1, whole genome shotgun sequence genome, CTTCTCAGTGATTGATGACCTTCTAGCCAAGACGTGCATCAATCTTGATGCGGTCGGTGTTCTTATCACCAACTGCAGCTTATTTTGTCCGGTACCATCCATCGCCGACATGATTGTAAATAGATACAAGTTACGAGGTGATCTCCGCGTCATGAACCTCTCTGGGATGGCATGCTCTGCATCGGTGACCGCAGTGGGGCTTGCGAGCAACATCCTGCGGTTCATGCCTTGGGGGTCATACGCGTTGGTGGTGTCAACGGAGATCGTTGGCCCGTGCTACTATGTGGGAAACAAGCGTTCCATGCAGCTGACTAACCTCTTGTTTCGTATGGGCGGTGTCGCCAAGCTTTTGTCGACTTCTAGGTCCAAGGCTCGGTTTCGGCTTGGGCATTTCACGCGAACGATCACGGCGGCAAGCAACACCGCCTACCGGTGTGTGTATCAAGAAGAAGATGAGAAGGGAAACCTAGGGATTGCTCTCTCTAAAGACCTTATGGTTGTCGCTGGTGATGCACTCACGGCTAATATCACATCAACCGCACCTCTTGTCCTACCAGCATCAGAGCTTTTCAAGTATGGATTCTTATGCATGGCCAAAAAGGTGCTTCATTGGAGGAAGATCAGACCATACATCCCAAACTTTTGTGTTGCATTTGACCATTTCTGCATCCACGTCGGTGGGCCGGCAGTTATCACCTCCGTACAGCATGGCCTCGGCCTATCAGACAAGCATGTTGAGCCATCAAGAATGACACTGCATCGGTTTGGAAATCAGTCAACGTCATCAGTGTGGTATGAATTGGCATACATTGAAGCTAAAGGGCGGATGAAGAAAGGCAACAGGGTGTGGATGATCGGGTTCGGTGCAGGGTACGAATGCAACACTATTGGTTGGATGTGTATACAACCATCTTCTGGTGCGGTCCATGGACCCTGGGCTAGCTGCATCCGTCATTACCCAGTGGATGTCTCCAACAAAGTTTAAACTAAGAGGTTCATCGCATCGACAtctactgctgctactactaCATCGACATCTAGATATGATAACCCAACAAAAGGACATCAATTCTCAACTCCATTGACCAAAAGCCAATGGTCATGCTTAGAGAGG contains:
- the LOC125534305 gene encoding 3-ketoacyl-CoA synthase 4-like, producing MILATAVLTKVAQWPSTAHKTMPQSSDICLIHLLLVALLIVTAAIYLALRPRNVYLVDYSCFRPSSNFRYPKATSVEHARLSPLIDDSTANFIASIHERSGMGDQTYFPPVVMHMEPYCGLDEARTEAELVVFSVIDDLLAKTCINLDAVGVLITNCSLFCPVPSIADMIVNRYKLRGDLRVMNLSGMACSASVTAVGLASNILRFMPWGSYALVVSTEIVGPCYYVGNKRSMQLTNLLFRMGGVAKLLSTSRSKARFRLGHFTRTITAASNTAYRCVYQEEDEKGNLGIALSKDLMVVAGDALTANITSTAPLVLPASELFKYGFLCMAKKVLHWRKIRPYIPNFCVAFDHFCIHVGGPAVITSVQHGLGLSDKHVEPSRMTLHRFGNQSTSSVWYELAYIEAKGRMKKGNRVWMIGFGAGYECNTIGWMCIQPSSGAVHGPWASCIRHYPVDVSNKV